One part of the Sphingobium yanoikuyae genome encodes these proteins:
- a CDS encoding SDR family oxidoreductase, protein MAKGLFDCTGKVTLVTGGNGGIGLGFAMGVAKMGGDIAIWARNADKNEAAAAALRAAGAGRVETYQVDVASEEAIVDGYAKLLADFGRIDCVFTNSGRASRSRSVLTLDSTEWHDLLAVNLHGAFFTLREGAKAMVARAEAGEPGGSLVYCGSLSMFHGIAGINNYAASKGGMGAAVRGMAAELGKYEIRANSIAPGYIKTGIGGDGEMSEEMKARMAAVDAHFSAKTPIHRPGAIEDFEGIGAYLASDASRYHSGDTIVIDGGSLVYPPYAF, encoded by the coding sequence ATGGCTAAGGGTCTTTTCGACTGCACGGGCAAGGTCACGCTGGTCACCGGCGGCAATGGCGGCATTGGCCTGGGCTTCGCCATGGGCGTCGCCAAGATGGGCGGCGACATCGCCATCTGGGCGCGCAATGCGGACAAGAACGAAGCCGCCGCCGCCGCCCTGCGCGCAGCGGGCGCCGGCCGGGTCGAAACCTATCAGGTCGATGTCGCGTCGGAAGAGGCGATCGTCGACGGCTATGCCAAATTGCTCGCCGATTTCGGCCGCATCGACTGCGTTTTCACCAATTCGGGCCGCGCCTCGCGCTCGCGCTCGGTGCTGACGCTGGATTCGACCGAATGGCATGATCTGCTGGCGGTCAACCTGCACGGCGCCTTCTTCACCCTGCGCGAAGGCGCCAAGGCGATGGTCGCCCGCGCCGAAGCCGGCGAGCCGGGCGGCAGCCTGGTCTATTGCGGCAGCCTGTCGATGTTCCATGGCATTGCCGGGATCAACAATTATGCCGCGTCGAAGGGCGGCATGGGCGCGGCCGTGCGCGGCATGGCGGCGGAACTGGGCAAGTACGAGATCCGCGCCAACAGCATCGCGCCGGGCTATATCAAGACCGGCATCGGCGGCGATGGCGAGATGAGCGAGGAGATGAAGGCCCGCATGGCCGCCGTCGACGCCCATTTCTCGGCCAAGACGCCGATCCATCGCCCCGGCGCGATCGAGGATTTCGAGGGCATCGGCGCCTATCTCGCGTCCGACGCATCGCGCTATCATAGCGGCGACACGATCGTCATCGACGGCGGCAGCCTGGTCTACCCGCCCTACGCCTTCTGA
- a CDS encoding zinc-dependent alcohol dehydrogenase: MHLLNIHDVNDVRLDAYQRPEPGPKDVVVKMKACGICGSDLSYIKNGGIPGPGKLTALGHEGAGEIMIVGDEVTGVSVGQSVIINPMMTPSFIGSGGPEGAFTEELLVRDARLGDSLLPIPDGISYDVAAMCEPLSVAMHGVNRAQARAGDKVVIFGCGPIGLGMVLWAIDRGCQDVIALDLAEERLERARALGAHTINPAKEDVIARIKAIHGTTTVFGREKSQTDAYIDAAGAPSILSDVIAMAKTHARHVITAAYMKPIELPAGPMLTTEMTITTAVGYPTEMPDVIAAMPRLKDKIAALISHKLPFAQVMEGLEIAARPQSAKVMIEFEGADA; encoded by the coding sequence ATGCACCTGCTCAACATCCATGATGTGAATGATGTCCGGCTCGACGCCTATCAGCGGCCCGAGCCAGGTCCGAAGGACGTCGTCGTGAAGATGAAGGCCTGCGGCATTTGCGGCAGCGACCTCAGCTATATCAAGAATGGCGGCATTCCCGGCCCCGGCAAGCTGACCGCGCTCGGCCATGAGGGCGCGGGCGAGATCATGATCGTGGGTGACGAGGTCACGGGCGTCAGCGTCGGCCAGAGCGTCATCATCAACCCGATGATGACGCCCAGCTTCATCGGCAGCGGCGGACCGGAGGGCGCCTTTACCGAGGAATTGCTGGTCCGCGACGCGCGACTGGGCGACAGCCTGCTACCGATCCCGGACGGCATATCCTATGATGTCGCCGCCATGTGCGAACCGCTGTCGGTGGCGATGCACGGCGTCAACCGGGCGCAGGCCAGGGCAGGCGACAAGGTCGTCATCTTCGGCTGCGGCCCGATCGGCCTTGGCATGGTGCTCTGGGCGATCGACCGGGGGTGCCAGGATGTGATCGCGCTCGACCTGGCCGAGGAACGGCTGGAGCGCGCCCGCGCGCTCGGCGCCCACACGATCAATCCGGCGAAGGAAGATGTGATCGCCCGGATCAAGGCGATCCATGGCACCACCACCGTGTTCGGCCGCGAAAAGTCGCAGACCGACGCCTATATCGACGCGGCCGGCGCGCCCTCCATCCTGTCCGACGTGATCGCCATGGCCAAGACCCATGCCCGCCATGTCATCACCGCAGCCTATATGAAACCGATCGAGCTGCCCGCCGGCCCGATGCTGACGACCGAAATGACGATCACCACGGCGGTCGGCTATCCGACCGAAATGCCCGACGTGATCGCCGCCATGCCGCGCCTGAAGGACAAGATCGCGGCGCTGATCAGCCACAAGCTGCCCTTCGCGCAGGTGATGGAGGGGCTGGAGATCGCCGCCCGCCCGCAATCCGCCAAGGTCATGATCGAGTTCGAGGGAGCCGACGCATGA
- a CDS encoding alkyl sulfatase dimerization domain-containing protein — MSTPSTAEKPQTPLGALVMAGQGQTDAEAITETIFMVKDISNAYLVTTGDGDLLVNTGFLGNGARNKGLFAPHRTGALKRIIVTQAHPDHYGALPDQQEPGTEVITGVNFVDTEDYFDRLGPFLGIRSGKLWASMTRRDGPPPKPPRIVPDRMVETVHAFEQGSRKFEVVKTSGGETLCSVFVWMPEEKIIFTGNLFGPVWRSMPNLVTMRGDRPRLVRAYLQSLEHVRSLAPELVITGHGDPIRGADTIRADLDRMHAAVSYIERETIAGMNAGRHVQDLMREIVLPEDIRIGEFHGKTSWVVRAIWEENAGWFHYEDGTTALYGVPRPTVYPDLVELAGGAGALAARAHVHAAAGRPLEALHLLDIALGVAPDHEAALTVKKAALEQLLARSGSTNLSETMWLKAEIADADKRLPAA; from the coding sequence ATGAGCACGCCATCGACCGCCGAGAAACCGCAGACTCCCTTGGGCGCGCTGGTGATGGCCGGACAGGGCCAGACCGATGCCGAAGCGATCACCGAGACCATCTTCATGGTGAAGGATATTTCCAACGCCTATCTGGTGACGACGGGCGACGGCGACCTGCTGGTCAATACCGGCTTCCTGGGCAATGGCGCGCGCAACAAGGGGCTGTTCGCGCCGCACCGCACCGGCGCGCTGAAACGCATCATCGTCACCCAGGCCCATCCCGACCATTATGGCGCCCTGCCAGACCAGCAGGAGCCGGGCACCGAAGTCATCACGGGTGTCAACTTCGTCGACACGGAGGATTATTTCGACCGGCTCGGCCCGTTCCTCGGCATCCGATCGGGCAAGCTCTGGGCATCGATGACCCGGCGCGACGGTCCACCGCCCAAGCCGCCCCGCATCGTCCCCGACCGGATGGTCGAGACCGTCCATGCCTTCGAACAGGGCAGCCGCAAGTTCGAGGTGGTGAAGACGTCCGGCGGCGAGACGCTCTGCTCGGTGTTCGTCTGGATGCCCGAGGAAAAGATCATCTTCACCGGCAATCTGTTCGGCCCGGTGTGGCGCTCCATGCCCAATCTGGTGACGATGCGCGGCGACCGCCCCCGGCTGGTGCGCGCCTATCTCCAGTCGCTGGAGCATGTCCGGTCGCTGGCGCCCGAACTGGTCATCACCGGCCATGGCGATCCGATCCGCGGCGCAGACACGATCCGCGCCGATCTCGACCGGATGCATGCCGCCGTTTCCTATATCGAGCGCGAGACGATCGCCGGCATGAATGCCGGCCGGCATGTCCAGGATCTGATGCGCGAGATCGTCCTGCCCGAGGATATCCGCATCGGCGAATTCCATGGCAAGACCAGCTGGGTCGTCCGTGCCATCTGGGAGGAAAATGCCGGCTGGTTCCATTATGAGGACGGCACCACTGCCCTTTATGGCGTGCCGCGCCCGACCGTCTATCCCGACCTGGTCGAACTGGCCGGCGGCGCCGGGGCATTGGCCGCCCGCGCCCATGTCCATGCCGCGGCGGGGCGTCCGCTCGAAGCGCTGCACCTGCTCGACATCGCGCTGGGCGTCGCGCCCGACCATGAGGCGGCGCTGACCGTCAAGAAGGCCGCGCTCGAACAATTGCTCGCCCGCAGCGGCAGCACCAACCTGTCCGAAACCATGTGGCTGAAGGCGGAAATCGCCGATGCCGACAAGCGGCTCCCGGCCGCCTGA
- the cysD gene encoding sulfate adenylyltransferase subunit CysD — translation MARSLTHLERLEAESIHILREVVSEADRPVMLYSVGKDSAVMLHLAKKAFYPSPPPFPLLHVDTTWKFRAMYDLRDKAARDAGMELLVHHNPEAQARGINPFDHGALHTDMWKTEGLKQALDKFGFDAAFGGARRDEEKSRAKERIFSFRTASHGWDPKNQRPELWNLYNAKKAKGESIRVFPISNWTELDIWQYIQLEGIEIVPLYFAAPRPTVERDGMLLMVDDDRFPLAPGEVPVERSIRFRTLGCYPLTGAVESEASTLSEVIQEMLLTTTSERQGRAIDKDAGGAGMEKKKQEGYF, via the coding sequence ATGGCACGCAGTCTTACGCATTTGGAGCGCCTAGAGGCGGAGAGCATACATATATTGCGGGAGGTTGTGTCGGAGGCGGATCGGCCTGTGATGCTTTATTCGGTGGGCAAGGATTCGGCGGTGATGCTGCATCTGGCCAAGAAGGCCTTCTATCCCTCGCCGCCGCCCTTCCCGCTGCTGCATGTCGACACCACCTGGAAGTTCCGCGCGATGTATGATCTGCGCGACAAGGCCGCGCGCGACGCGGGGATGGAACTGCTGGTCCATCATAATCCCGAGGCCCAGGCGCGCGGCATCAACCCGTTCGACCATGGCGCGCTCCACACCGACATGTGGAAGACGGAAGGGTTGAAGCAGGCGCTCGACAAGTTCGGCTTCGACGCGGCATTCGGCGGCGCGCGGCGCGACGAGGAGAAGAGCCGCGCCAAGGAGCGCATCTTCTCCTTCCGCACCGCGTCGCATGGCTGGGATCCCAAGAACCAGCGGCCCGAACTGTGGAACCTCTACAATGCGAAGAAGGCCAAGGGCGAGAGCATCCGCGTCTTCCCCATCTCCAACTGGACCGAGCTCGACATCTGGCAATATATCCAGCTCGAGGGCATCGAGATCGTGCCGCTCTATTTCGCCGCCCCCCGCCCCACCGTCGAGCGCGACGGCATGCTGCTGATGGTCGATGATGACCGCTTCCCGCTGGCGCCCGGCGAAGTGCCGGTCGAGCGATCGATCCGCTTCCGCACGCTGGGCTGCTATCCGCTGACCGGCGCGGTCGAGAGCGAGGCCAGCACCCTGTCGGAGGTGATCCAGGAGATGCTGCTCACCACCACATCCGAGCGCCAGGGTCGCGCCATCGACAAGGATGCCGGCGGCGCCGGCATGGAGAAGAAGAAGCAGGAGGGGTATTTCTGA
- the cysN gene encoding sulfate adenylyltransferase subunit CysN: MSDVITQDPVYQTDALIAQDIDAYLDVHQHKTMLRFITCGSVDDGKSTLIGRLLYDSKMIFEDQLEALQADSKRVGTQGGEIDFALLVDGLAAEREQGITIDVAYRFFATEKRKFIVADTPGHEQYTRNMVTGASTADLAVILIDARKGILTQTRRHSYLAHLIGIRNIVLAVNKMDLVGYDQAVFDKIVADYAAFAQSIGISAFTPIPISGFKGDNITARSENTPWYQGPTLMAHLESVEVDATTAAAKPFRMPVQWVNRPNLDFRGFAGLIASGSVKPGDAVRVLPSGKTSTISRIVTMPGGTGPASGTGGDGDLDEAIAGQSVTLCFADEIDCSRGDVIAVADNPPEVSSQFEATIVWMDDEAMLPGRSYWLKIGTQSVSATVQAPKYVVNVNTMEHLAAKTLDLNAIGVAELATDKPIRFEPYAENRTLGGFILIDKISNRTVAAGMLHFSLRRAQNVHWQATDIGREAHAALKNQVPRILWFTGLSGSGKSTIANEVEKRLALMNRHTFLLDGDNIRHGLNKDLGFTEADRIENIRRVGEVAKLMADAGLIVLTAFISPFRAEREMVREMLPDGEFIEIFVDTPLEVAEARDVKGLYKKARSGALKNFTGIDSPYEAPTSPEIRVNTVEMTPQEAAEHIIRKIMPLK; this comes from the coding sequence ATGTCCGACGTGATCACACAGGACCCCGTCTACCAGACCGATGCGCTGATCGCGCAGGACATCGACGCCTATCTCGACGTCCATCAGCACAAGACCATGCTGCGCTTCATCACCTGCGGCTCGGTCGATGACGGCAAGTCGACCCTGATCGGGCGGCTGCTCTATGATTCGAAGATGATCTTCGAGGATCAGCTCGAAGCGCTGCAGGCCGATAGCAAGCGCGTCGGCACGCAAGGCGGCGAGATCGACTTCGCCCTGCTGGTCGATGGCCTCGCCGCCGAGCGCGAACAGGGCATCACCATCGACGTCGCCTATCGCTTCTTCGCCACCGAGAAGCGCAAGTTCATCGTCGCCGATACGCCGGGCCATGAACAATATACCCGCAACATGGTCACCGGTGCCTCCACCGCCGACCTGGCCGTCATCCTGATCGACGCGCGCAAGGGCATTCTCACCCAGACGCGGCGCCACAGCTACCTCGCCCATCTGATCGGCATCCGCAACATCGTGCTGGCCGTCAACAAGATGGACCTGGTCGGCTATGACCAGGCCGTGTTCGACAAGATCGTCGCCGATTATGCCGCGTTCGCGCAGAGCATCGGCATCAGCGCCTTCACCCCCATCCCCATCTCCGGCTTCAAGGGCGACAATATCACCGCCCGGTCCGAGAACACCCCCTGGTATCAGGGGCCGACCCTGATGGCGCATCTCGAAAGCGTCGAGGTCGATGCCACCACCGCGGCGGCCAAGCCCTTCCGCATGCCGGTCCAGTGGGTCAACCGTCCGAACCTGGACTTTCGCGGCTTTGCCGGCCTGATCGCCAGCGGATCGGTCAAGCCGGGTGACGCCGTGCGGGTGCTGCCGTCTGGCAAGACCAGCACCATCAGTCGCATCGTCACGATGCCGGGTGGAACCGGCCCGGCAAGCGGGACCGGTGGTGACGGCGACCTCGACGAAGCGATCGCCGGCCAGTCGGTCACGCTCTGCTTTGCCGACGAGATCGACTGTTCGCGCGGCGACGTCATCGCGGTCGCTGACAATCCGCCCGAGGTCTCCAGCCAGTTCGAGGCGACCATCGTGTGGATGGATGACGAGGCGATGCTGCCGGGCCGGTCCTATTGGCTCAAGATCGGCACGCAGAGCGTCTCGGCCACCGTCCAGGCGCCCAAATATGTCGTCAACGTCAACACCATGGAGCATCTGGCCGCCAAGACGCTGGACTTGAATGCCATTGGCGTTGCCGAACTGGCGACCGACAAGCCGATCAGGTTCGAGCCCTATGCCGAAAACCGCACGCTCGGCGGCTTCATTCTGATCGACAAGATCTCCAACCGCACCGTGGCGGCGGGCATGCTCCACTTCTCGCTGCGCCGGGCGCAGAATGTCCATTGGCAGGCGACCGATATCGGCCGCGAGGCCCATGCCGCGCTCAAGAACCAGGTTCCCCGCATCCTCTGGTTCACCGGCCTCTCGGGCTCGGGCAAGTCGACCATCGCCAATGAGGTGGAAAAGCGGCTCGCGCTGATGAACCGCCACACCTTCCTCTTGGATGGCGACAATATCCGCCATGGCCTCAACAAGGATCTGGGCTTTACCGAGGCCGACCGGATCGAGAATATCCGCCGCGTCGGCGAGGTTGCCAAGCTGATGGCCGACGCGGGCTTGATCGTGCTGACCGCCTTCATCTCGCCCTTCCGCGCCGAGCGCGAGATGGTGCGCGAGATGCTGCCGGACGGCGAGTTCATCGAGATCTTCGTCGATACCCCGCTCGAGGTTGCCGAGGCGCGCGACGTCAAGGGCCTCTACAAGAAGGCGCGATCGGGTGCCCTCAAGAACTTCACCGGCATCGACAGCCCCTATGAGGCGCCCACCAGCCCCGAAATCCGGGTCAACACCGTCGAGATGACGCCACAGGAAGCCGCCGAGCATATCATCCGCAAGATCATGCCGCTCAAATGA
- a CDS encoding 3'(2'),5'-bisphosphate nucleotidase CysQ: MTDADLAAHLAETAGRLLLEVRASGLFSAKALGKAGDQTANQFLVHALREQRAEDGLLSEEMACDGARLTHSRVWIVDPVDGTREYGEARADWAVHVGLAVNGVPTIGAVALPGHEDGIVLRTDQPRAIPPAPEKLRMVVSRTRPAPQAVAVAEALGAELVPMGSAGAKAMAVILGQADIYLHAGGQYEWDSCAPAAVALAHGLHASRIDGAPLTYNQQDTYMPDLLICRHEHADAVLGAMAEIAAQAA; encoded by the coding sequence ATGACAGATGCCGATCTGGCCGCCCATCTCGCCGAGACCGCCGGCCGCCTGCTGCTGGAGGTCCGCGCCTCGGGCCTGTTCAGCGCCAAGGCGCTCGGCAAGGCCGGCGACCAGACCGCCAACCAGTTCCTCGTCCATGCGCTGCGGGAGCAGCGGGCCGAGGATGGTCTCCTCTCCGAGGAGATGGCCTGTGACGGGGCCAGACTGACCCACAGCCGGGTGTGGATCGTCGACCCGGTCGACGGCACCCGCGAATATGGCGAGGCACGCGCCGACTGGGCCGTCCATGTCGGCCTCGCCGTAAACGGCGTGCCGACCATCGGCGCGGTTGCGCTGCCGGGGCATGAGGATGGCATCGTCCTGCGCACCGACCAGCCGCGCGCAATCCCGCCCGCGCCCGAGAAACTGCGCATGGTCGTATCCCGCACCCGCCCCGCACCCCAGGCGGTCGCGGTCGCCGAAGCGCTGGGTGCCGAACTGGTCCCCATGGGCTCCGCCGGCGCCAAGGCGATGGCGGTGATCCTGGGCCAGGCCGACATCTATCTCCACGCCGGCGGCCAATATGAATGGGACAGCTGCGCCCCCGCCGCCGTCGCACTCGCCCACGGCCTCCACGCCTCCCGCATCGACGGCGCACCGCTGACCTACAACCAGCAAGACACATACATGCCTGACCTCCTCATTTGCAGGCACGAACATGCCGATGCAGTGCTGGGGGCTATGGCCGAGATCGCGGCGCAGGCCGCCTGA
- a CDS encoding sulfotransferase family protein, with amino-acid sequence MTTDTIGLDADALVAAAREQTGLTDLGDDAILEGLDVLVDAINREANLTEAAQGRWAQQLTATLANRLQVEDWLARHPDLLDAPVEKPMFVFGLPRTGTTLTINLLNADPARRSFLRWEAFNSAPPAAAGTLSSDPRYVAEQARLDMSLKYAPHISAIHHEDADSPTECQFAMAPSFCAQYYDSVLHVPSYQKWLFATSYLPAFRYHKRLLQLLQAENGGRWTLKNPWHPLFLDDLTTVYPDAQLVMTHRDPADVVGSACSLVYQVRKMFSADVDPVEVGRSQLRTFDLMIERMLAYREKHGQDAIHDIQYDDQLRDPIGEMRKLYARFDEPFTAEAEAGMTAMLAANPQGKHGKHSYDLADYGLDRAQIHAHFKAYTDRFSIPVKA; translated from the coding sequence ATGACCACCGACACCATCGGCCTCGACGCCGACGCCCTGGTCGCCGCCGCGCGCGAACAGACCGGCCTTACCGACCTGGGCGACGACGCCATATTGGAAGGGCTGGACGTGCTGGTCGACGCGATCAACCGCGAGGCCAACCTCACCGAAGCGGCGCAGGGCCGCTGGGCACAGCAGCTGACCGCGACGCTCGCCAACCGGCTGCAGGTCGAGGACTGGCTCGCCCGCCATCCAGACCTGCTCGACGCGCCGGTCGAAAAGCCGATGTTCGTCTTCGGCCTGCCACGCACCGGCACGACCCTGACGATCAACCTCTTGAACGCCGATCCGGCTCGCCGCTCCTTCCTGCGCTGGGAAGCGTTCAATTCGGCGCCACCCGCTGCGGCCGGCACGCTCAGCAGCGACCCGCGCTATGTCGCGGAACAGGCGCGGCTCGACATGTCGCTCAAATATGCGCCGCATATCTCGGCCATCCATCATGAGGATGCCGACAGCCCGACCGAGTGCCAGTTCGCCATGGCGCCGTCCTTCTGCGCCCAATATTATGACTCGGTTCTGCATGTGCCGAGCTATCAGAAATGGCTGTTCGCCACGAGCTACCTGCCCGCCTTCCGCTATCACAAGCGGCTGCTGCAATTGCTGCAGGCAGAAAATGGCGGCCGCTGGACACTGAAGAATCCCTGGCATCCGCTGTTCCTGGACGACCTCACCACCGTCTATCCCGATGCCCAGCTGGTCATGACCCATCGCGATCCGGCCGACGTCGTCGGCTCTGCCTGCAGCCTCGTCTACCAAGTGCGCAAGATGTTCAGCGCCGATGTCGACCCGGTCGAGGTCGGCCGCTCGCAACTGCGCACCTTCGACCTGATGATCGAGCGGATGCTGGCCTATCGCGAAAAGCATGGCCAGGATGCGATCCACGACATCCAGTATGACGACCAGCTACGCGACCCGATCGGCGAGATGCGCAAGCTCTATGCTCGCTTCGACGAACCGTTCACGGCGGAAGCGGAAGCCGGCATGACCGCGATGCTGGCCGCCAATCCACAGGGCAAGCATGGCAAGCATAGCTATGACCTGGCCGATTATGGGCTCGATCGGGCGCAGATCCACGCCCATTTCAAGGCCTATACCGACCGCTTCTCGATTCCCGTGAAGGCCTGA
- a CDS encoding nuclear transport factor 2 family protein has translation MTQAHHDLARRFFAALSAAALPDELLTEDMTAWTTTSGVDAPRASYQRGVAMLGSLFQGGLSFTVDSLTAEADRVAAEVRSAGTLVNGEPFANRYVFLLRIRDGRIASVAEHFNPTPVEAQIKPLIQAMMAAKQD, from the coding sequence ATGACGCAGGCGCATCATGACCTCGCCCGCCGCTTCTTTGCCGCCCTGTCGGCGGCGGCACTGCCGGACGAATTGCTGACCGAGGACATGACCGCCTGGACGACGACATCGGGCGTCGATGCGCCGCGCGCATCCTATCAGCGCGGCGTGGCGATGCTGGGGTCGCTGTTCCAGGGCGGGCTGAGCTTCACCGTCGATTCGCTGACCGCGGAAGCGGACCGGGTCGCGGCCGAGGTGCGGTCGGCGGGCACGCTGGTGAATGGCGAGCCCTTCGCCAATCGCTATGTCTTCCTGCTGCGCATCCGCGACGGCCGGATCGCGTCGGTCGCCGAGCATTTCAACCCGACGCCGGTGGAAGCCCAGATCAAGCCGCTGATCCAGGCGATGATGGCGGCGAAGCAGGACTGA
- a CDS encoding SDR family NAD(P)-dependent oxidoreductase, with product MLRFDDRVALITGAGRGLGRAYALLLAARGAKVVVNDPGVSMQGEGTDAGPAQSVVDEIRAARGQAIASTDSVATPEGGLAMIDLARDHFGSIDILIHNAGIVRRGGLAELSYADFETVLDVHLRGAFHVVRAAFPHMCAANYGRIVLTGSINGLYGNAGVVNYSVAKAGMIGLSNVAAIEGAAHGVKSNIILPGAVTRMAEGLDTSAYPPMDPELVAPAVGYLAHQDCAVSGEMLIAMAGRVARAYTMETAGVFQPDWTIEQIADRLDAIRDTQDALLFPPVPTGHLDHLRYSFAMASQGMKQG from the coding sequence ATGCTGCGATTTGACGACCGCGTCGCCCTGATCACCGGCGCCGGGCGTGGCCTCGGCCGGGCCTATGCGTTGCTGCTGGCGGCGCGCGGGGCGAAGGTGGTGGTCAATGATCCCGGCGTCAGCATGCAGGGTGAGGGGACCGATGCCGGCCCGGCCCAGTCGGTGGTGGACGAGATTCGTGCCGCCCGCGGCCAGGCGATTGCCTCGACCGACAGCGTCGCCACGCCCGAAGGCGGGCTGGCGATGATCGACCTCGCCCGCGACCATTTCGGCAGCATCGACATTCTTATCCACAATGCCGGCATCGTCAGGCGCGGCGGCCTGGCGGAACTCAGCTATGCCGATTTCGAGACGGTGCTCGACGTCCATCTGCGCGGCGCCTTCCATGTCGTGCGCGCCGCCTTCCCGCATATGTGCGCCGCCAATTATGGCCGCATCGTCCTCACCGGATCGATCAACGGCCTTTATGGCAATGCCGGCGTGGTCAATTACAGCGTCGCCAAGGCGGGGATGATCGGCCTGTCCAACGTCGCCGCGATCGAAGGCGCGGCCCATGGGGTGAAGAGCAACATCATCCTGCCCGGCGCCGTCACCCGCATGGCCGAGGGTCTCGACACCAGCGCCTATCCGCCGATGGACCCGGAACTGGTCGCGCCCGCCGTCGGCTATCTCGCGCATCAGGATTGCGCGGTCAGTGGCGAGATGCTGATCGCCATGGCCGGGCGTGTCGCGCGCGCCTACACGATGGAAACCGCTGGCGTGTTCCAGCCCGACTGGACGATCGAGCAGATTGCCGATCGGCTGGACGCGATCCGCGATACGCAGGACGCGTTGCTCTTCCCGCCGGTGCCGACCGGCCATCTCGACCATCTGCGCTACAGTTTCGCGATGGCCAGCCAGGGCATGAAACAGGGCTGA
- a CDS encoding CaiB/BaiF CoA transferase family protein, giving the protein MMDSHAKSIWAGPLAGVRVLDFTRVLAGPSAALALADLGAEVIKVEPPGSGDDTRSFPPLREGESHYFLSVNRGKKSIVLDLKAAEGLAIARDLAAKSDIVIENYRPGVMDRLGLGYEALSAINPGLIYCAISGFGMTGPLKDRPSFDIVLQAMSGALSVNGEPGGLPTKLGIPLGDLVGGINGPIAILAALHERHATGRGRLIDISLMDGMIGLLGYLAQLSFFTGQDPVPQGSQHPNLVPYGVFPASDGSIVIACLTNHFWGKICTALGLDALADDPRYDRLDKRRERRAEVNALLSAVTQTRTVADLAELFAAHQVPHAPILTISEALAQPQTLARNMVVETEHRTLGTIPIVNRPFRFPGAEQPVPSAPPVLGEHSDAVLADLLGMDAQTIARLRDAGIVA; this is encoded by the coding sequence ATGATGGACAGCCACGCCAAGAGTATATGGGCAGGGCCGCTGGCCGGGGTGCGGGTGCTGGATTTTACCCGCGTCCTGGCCGGCCCCTCGGCTGCATTGGCGCTCGCCGATCTGGGCGCGGAAGTCATCAAGGTGGAGCCGCCCGGCAGCGGCGATGACACCCGCAGCTTCCCGCCGCTGCGCGAAGGCGAAAGCCATTATTTCCTCAGCGTCAATCGCGGCAAGAAGAGCATCGTGCTCGACCTGAAAGCCGCCGAGGGGCTGGCGATCGCGCGCGACCTGGCGGCCAAGTCCGACATCGTCATCGAAAATTACCGGCCCGGCGTGATGGACCGGCTGGGCCTTGGCTATGAGGCGCTGTCGGCGATCAACCCCGGCCTCATCTATTGCGCCATTTCCGGCTTCGGCATGACCGGGCCACTCAAGGATCGGCCGTCCTTCGACATCGTGCTGCAGGCCATGTCCGGCGCGCTCAGCGTCAATGGCGAACCGGGCGGGCTGCCGACCAAGCTCGGCATTCCGCTGGGCGATCTGGTCGGCGGCATCAACGGGCCGATCGCGATCCTCGCCGCCCTGCACGAACGCCATGCCACCGGGCGCGGCCGGCTGATCGACATCAGCCTGATGGACGGGATGATCGGCCTGCTCGGCTATCTGGCGCAATTGAGCTTCTTCACCGGGCAGGATCCGGTGCCGCAGGGATCGCAGCATCCCAATCTCGTCCCCTATGGCGTCTTTCCGGCGAGCGACGGGTCGATCGTCATCGCCTGCCTCACCAATCATTTCTGGGGCAAGATCTGCACCGCACTGGGGCTGGACGCGCTGGCCGACGATCCGCGCTATGACAGGCTCGACAAGCGCCGCGAGCGGCGGGCGGAGGTGAACGCCCTGCTGTCGGCGGTGACGCAGACCCGCACCGTGGCCGACCTTGCCGAGCTGTTCGCCGCGCATCAGGTGCCCCATGCGCCGATCCTGACCATCAGCGAGGCACTGGCCCAGCCGCAGACGCTGGCCCGCAACATGGTGGTGGAGACCGAGCACAGGACGCTGGGCACGATCCCGATCGTCAACCGCCCCTTCCGCTTCCCAGGCGCGGAGCAGCCCGTGCCAAGTGCGCCGCCGGTGCTGGGCGAGCATAGCGACGCGGTGCTGGCAGACCTTCTCGGGATGGATGCGCAGACCATCGCCCGGCTGCGCGACGCCGGGATCGTCGCCTGA